One segment of Thermococcus sp. AM4 DNA contains the following:
- the twy1 gene encoding 4-demethylwyosine synthase TYW1 has translation MAIVVKANPNMPEEIALLFRKQHYELVGRHSGVKLCHWLKESLTKGRFCYKQKFYGIASHRCLQMTPVLAWCTHNCIFCWRPMEGFLGTELPQPWDDPAFIVEESIKAQRKLLVGYKGNPKVPKEKFEEAWNPKHAAISLSGEPMLYPYMGDLVEEFHKRGFTTFIVTNGTVPERLEEMIREDKLPTQFYVSLTAPDIETYNRVNVPMIPDGWEKIKETLKLMRDAETRTVIRLTLVKGENMHSPEKYAKLIKIANPMFVEAKAYMFVGFSRNRLTINNMPRHEEIKAFAEELVKHLPGYHIEDEYEPSRVVLIMRDDVDPRGRGLTGRFIAD, from the coding sequence ATGGCGATAGTGGTTAAGGCAAACCCGAACATGCCCGAGGAAATCGCGCTCCTCTTTAGGAAACAGCACTACGAGCTCGTCGGCAGGCACAGCGGCGTTAAGCTCTGCCACTGGCTCAAGGAGAGCCTTACCAAGGGCCGCTTCTGCTACAAGCAGAAGTTCTACGGCATAGCGAGCCACAGATGCCTTCAGATGACGCCGGTCTTGGCCTGGTGCACCCACAACTGCATCTTCTGCTGGCGCCCGATGGAGGGCTTCCTCGGAACTGAACTGCCCCAGCCCTGGGACGACCCGGCTTTCATCGTCGAGGAGAGCATAAAGGCCCAGAGGAAGCTTCTCGTTGGCTACAAGGGCAACCCGAAAGTTCCGAAGGAGAAGTTCGAGGAAGCGTGGAACCCGAAGCACGCGGCGATTAGCTTATCGGGTGAGCCGATGCTCTATCCGTACATGGGCGACCTTGTTGAGGAGTTCCACAAGAGGGGCTTCACGACCTTCATAGTCACCAACGGAACCGTTCCGGAGAGGCTGGAGGAGATGATTAGGGAGGACAAACTTCCAACGCAGTTTTACGTCTCGCTGACCGCTCCTGACATCGAGACCTACAACCGCGTCAACGTCCCGATGATTCCCGACGGCTGGGAGAAGATAAAGGAGACTCTCAAGCTCATGCGCGACGCGGAAACAAGGACGGTAATAAGGCTCACCCTCGTGAAGGGCGAGAACATGCACAGTCCTGAAAAGTACGCCAAGCTGATTAAGATAGCCAACCCGATGTTCGTCGAGGCCAAAGCCTACATGTTCGTCGGCTTCTCGCGGAACAGGCTCACAATCAACAACATGCCGAGGCACGAGGAAATCAAAGCTTTCGCCGAGGAGCTCGTGAAGCATTTGCCCGGCTACCACATCGAGGACGAGTACGAGCCGAGCAGGGTCGTGTTAATCATGCGCGACGACGTAGATCCAAGGGGAAGGGGATTGACCGGAAGGTTCATCGCCGATTGA
- a CDS encoding prenyltransferase/squalene oxidase repeat-containing protein, giving the protein MMKRWALKIIPLILIGVIVFAPLTAALSMTEGSVNFLKKFGDSSGQVRTLSLTIVALAEASGKVNEDLTPKIREFTRELLSYQNPDGGWGYFPESVSNVLDTSYALIALSKAEKFFEGTDDLFTVDDARKRGINFLLNSKTGNAWGYIPDSTPMFYPTVLALWALGENGYNSSSPVVSSAISSLGDLPRYIDDYTALGLRLIAFKAVGEPVDRSEVSELIGILNGEELSPTQRALLTYALTLYSEPTFEVVATIARLDQIKHTGANMVFWADTPKYPISVTDTVTPTAYALLAVSKLVPPIREVRVNPNEMPCDQLISYQNPDGGWGIYRGSPSNEKATYYALLAVEACYPAPDVVEKALNWTEKRFKEDERVVLNESRLTVGYYYALMTLLHFNRLNESEREHAIEVIKSIRMDTGKWGIKDLGPQPAETAMALSALLALGVNKSDPDVVAAKNWLLSISSTGWGLYYQSGIYPFMLDVNVLDTLTVLKALEPIATKPEVESHLNWLISQRVDGGWPYAKEYTDINGTELMGRPRVDLTVEATLLLLHYGFDYSQQTLDFVKKARDSGLIANDTLETAFAVIYLSSFNKMPMVDLSDVRNALETSTFNVLCSEDRIGDAKEILNYLRETFGYRFDLGPLSLIEEGNAIVLAGFSDVNVSRYNRYIALDVAGNTVELNNSTYPRQNTVLLIPGRTAKGVILFVLYDEDSSEIAKLVFKIGYVKYMQGPAVVIHYEDRNGDGKIELNEVTAETVG; this is encoded by the coding sequence ATGATGAAACGGTGGGCCCTGAAAATTATTCCCCTGATTCTCATCGGTGTGATCGTCTTCGCCCCCCTCACCGCGGCCCTTTCCATGACGGAAGGGTCCGTGAACTTTCTCAAGAAGTTTGGAGACAGCAGCGGGCAGGTAAGAACTCTAAGCTTGACAATAGTGGCCCTCGCCGAGGCGAGCGGCAAGGTAAACGAGGATCTGACGCCGAAGATCAGGGAGTTCACGAGGGAACTGCTCTCCTATCAGAACCCGGACGGTGGATGGGGCTACTTCCCGGAGAGCGTGAGCAACGTCCTCGATACCTCCTACGCCCTGATAGCCCTCTCAAAGGCGGAGAAGTTTTTTGAGGGAACCGACGACCTCTTCACGGTAGACGACGCCCGTAAGAGGGGAATTAACTTCCTGCTGAACTCCAAGACGGGCAACGCCTGGGGCTACATCCCGGACAGCACACCCATGTTCTACCCGACGGTTCTTGCACTCTGGGCCCTGGGGGAGAACGGCTACAACTCGTCCAGCCCCGTGGTTTCGTCCGCGATTTCATCCCTCGGTGACCTGCCGAGGTACATCGACGACTACACCGCCCTCGGTCTCAGGCTCATAGCCTTCAAGGCAGTGGGAGAGCCCGTTGACAGGTCCGAGGTAAGCGAGCTCATAGGGATCCTCAACGGGGAAGAGCTTTCGCCGACCCAGAGGGCGCTCCTGACCTACGCCCTGACCCTTTACTCCGAGCCGACCTTCGAGGTCGTGGCGACGATAGCGAGGCTCGATCAGATAAAGCACACCGGGGCAAACATGGTTTTCTGGGCGGACACGCCAAAGTACCCGATCTCGGTAACCGACACCGTAACGCCGACCGCCTACGCGCTCCTTGCCGTTTCCAAGCTCGTGCCCCCAATAAGGGAGGTTAGGGTCAACCCCAACGAGATGCCCTGCGACCAGCTTATCTCCTACCAGAACCCGGACGGTGGATGGGGAATCTACCGCGGCTCACCGTCCAACGAAAAGGCAACCTATTACGCCCTCCTCGCCGTCGAGGCCTGCTATCCTGCTCCGGATGTGGTTGAAAAAGCCCTGAACTGGACCGAGAAGAGGTTTAAAGAAGACGAACGCGTTGTTCTGAACGAGAGCAGGCTCACGGTTGGGTATTACTACGCCCTGATGACGCTCCTGCACTTCAACAGGCTCAACGAGAGCGAGAGGGAGCACGCGATAGAGGTGATAAAGTCCATCAGGATGGACACCGGGAAGTGGGGGATCAAGGACCTCGGTCCCCAGCCGGCCGAGACGGCAATGGCCCTGAGCGCTCTACTGGCCCTTGGCGTCAATAAATCCGATCCCGACGTAGTTGCCGCCAAGAACTGGCTCCTCTCGATAAGCTCAACGGGATGGGGCCTCTACTACCAGAGCGGGATATATCCCTTCATGCTCGACGTGAACGTCCTCGACACGCTTACCGTTCTGAAGGCGCTGGAGCCAATAGCGACCAAACCCGAGGTTGAGAGCCATCTAAACTGGCTCATATCCCAGAGGGTCGATGGCGGCTGGCCCTACGCGAAGGAGTACACCGACATCAACGGGACGGAACTCATGGGCAGGCCCCGCGTGGATTTGACCGTCGAGGCAACCCTTCTCCTCCTGCACTACGGCTTTGACTACAGCCAGCAGACGCTCGACTTCGTGAAGAAGGCCAGGGATTCAGGATTGATCGCCAACGATACCCTGGAGACGGCCTTCGCGGTGATATACCTCTCAAGCTTCAACAAGATGCCGATGGTTGATCTCTCGGACGTCAGGAACGCCCTTGAGACGTCGACCTTCAACGTGCTCTGTTCAGAGGACAGGATTGGGGACGCCAAGGAGATACTGAACTACCTCCGCGAAACCTTCGGCTACCGCTTCGATCTCGGACCCCTCTCGCTGATCGAAGAGGGCAACGCCATAGTGCTCGCCGGATTTAGCGACGTGAACGTCTCCCGCTACAACCGCTACATAGCCCTGGACGTGGCAGGAAACACCGTGGAGCTCAACAACTCCACCTACCCGCGCCAGAACACGGTCCTCCTGATCCCGGGAAGAACCGCTAAGGGCGTTATACTCTTCGTCCTGTACGACGAGGACTCCTCGGAGATCGCGAAGCTCGTGTTCAAGATAGGCTACGTCAAGTACATGCAGGGGCCAGCTGTAGTGATCCACTACGAGGACAGGAACGGGGATGGAAAGATAGAGCTCAACGAGGTAACCGCCGAGACGGTGGGATGA
- a CDS encoding GMP synthase subunit A: MIIIMDNGGQYVHRIWRTLRYLGVEAKIIPNTTPLKEIKAMEPKGIIFSGGPDITKTGNCEAVLEHYDEFNVPILGICLGHQLIARHFGGKVGRGEKAEYSLVEIEIIEENDLFSGFPRKLKVWESHMDEVKELPPGFKLLARSETCPVEAMKHESLPIYGVQFHPEVSHTERGAEVYRNFARLCGEL, from the coding sequence ATGATAATTATAATGGACAACGGGGGCCAATACGTCCACAGGATTTGGAGAACGCTCCGCTATTTGGGAGTTGAAGCGAAGATAATCCCCAACACCACCCCGCTCAAGGAAATCAAGGCAATGGAGCCAAAGGGGATAATCTTCTCCGGCGGGCCAGATATAACCAAAACGGGCAACTGTGAAGCCGTTTTGGAGCACTACGACGAGTTCAACGTCCCAATCCTCGGGATCTGCCTCGGCCACCAGCTCATAGCGAGGCACTTCGGCGGGAAGGTCGGCAGGGGCGAGAAGGCCGAGTACAGTCTTGTTGAGATTGAAATAATCGAGGAAAACGACCTCTTCTCCGGCTTTCCAAGGAAACTGAAGGTGTGGGAGAGCCACATGGACGAGGTGAAGGAGCTCCCGCCGGGCTTCAAACTGCTCGCGAGGAGCGAGACCTGCCCGGTTGAGGCCATGAAGCACGAGAGCCTTCCAATCTACGGCGTCCAGTTCCACCCGGAGGTTTCCCACACCGAGCGCGGGGCCGAGGTTTACAGGAACTTTGCGAGGCTCTGCGGAGAGCTCTAG
- a CDS encoding DUF2101 family protein — MSPLDLFYSIGEAVEGLSRKAVHSIRELVSPTPQSKPPEFRILRRLVRREVTVHELLSLKLQLVLVGYLLLSLLIVLTSRSPYLLVLLFIGEIAYVRYLIKRNWNFFVEAEPYYFFYSVISVISFLSFLGYLLLRKLATSVYYYYGYLIGVLIVVLLFRWYFKERYGREYTYGIVEEIRGDLIRVFVNDDLAANVKPGRYWVPAVPDALPGRVVKLLVEERTLKGSVPVRVLEVYLDQSSHTETEPKDEAE; from the coding sequence ATGTCCCCCCTGGATCTTTTTTACTCAATCGGCGAGGCTGTAGAGGGGCTTTCCAGAAAAGCCGTTCACAGTATCAGAGAGCTTGTAAGCCCGACCCCCCAGTCCAAACCACCGGAATTCAGAATCCTACGGCGGCTCGTGAGGAGGGAGGTAACGGTTCATGAGCTCCTCAGCCTCAAGCTCCAGCTCGTGCTCGTTGGGTATCTCCTGCTCTCCCTCCTGATAGTCCTGACCTCACGGAGTCCGTACCTCCTTGTCCTTCTGTTCATCGGAGAGATAGCCTACGTAAGGTACCTGATAAAGAGGAACTGGAACTTCTTCGTTGAGGCCGAGCCGTACTACTTCTTTTACAGCGTGATTTCAGTGATATCGTTTCTTTCGTTTCTGGGATACCTCCTCCTGAGAAAGCTTGCAACGAGCGTTTACTACTACTATGGCTACCTCATAGGCGTTCTGATAGTGGTCCTGCTCTTCAGATGGTACTTTAAGGAGCGGTACGGAAGGGAGTACACATATGGGATCGTCGAGGAAATCAGAGGGGATCTCATAAGGGTCTTCGTGAACGACGATCTCGCGGCGAACGTAAAGCCCGGCAGGTACTGGGTTCCCGCGGTTCCCGACGCCCTGCCCGGAAGGGTCGTGAAGTTACTGGTTGAGGAGAGAACATTGAAGGGCTCCGTCCCGGTTAGGGTTCTCGAAGTTTACCTGGATCAGTCCTCCCACACCGAGACCGAGCCAAAGGACGAGGCCGAGTGA
- a CDS encoding antitoxin AF2212-like protein, whose amino-acid sequence MGEIIEVVYENGVLKPLKPLKLKEGQKLRVRIYHEDFLELAREMRKKVTPEKFREDPTDYLLRLREEET is encoded by the coding sequence ATGGGCGAGATTATTGAGGTGGTTTACGAGAACGGCGTGCTGAAGCCTCTCAAGCCCCTCAAGCTGAAGGAGGGGCAGAAGCTCAGGGTGAGGATTTACCACGAGGACTTCCTTGAGCTGGCAAGGGAGATGAGGAAGAAGGTGACGCCCGAAAAGTTCAGGGAAGACCCGACGGACTATCTCCTTCGCTTAAGGGAGGAGGAAACATGA
- a CDS encoding class III signal peptide-containing protein encodes MGKKGQVSLEFLFVFAILLILLAYSVRNTTFQQGSQSIETLSVQIALEEKELANTISGAISQAYSQGPGSKTTVYVKLVYLRKPYYLEKVWGVTDPVVFVTYGQHLTDGNGTYVIVINGTGTTNVVLTGGDKNAFWTRALYQRDLMWNSTVWGGSSASVDFGTGATTVYGLRLNPSTIPPVIKVVVEWNPDLPNSWAFNSTSGELRININPGG; translated from the coding sequence ATGGGCAAGAAGGGTCAGGTTTCCCTCGAATTCCTGTTCGTCTTCGCAATCCTGCTCATCCTGTTAGCCTACTCCGTCAGAAACACGACGTTCCAGCAGGGTTCCCAGTCGATCGAAACCCTGAGTGTACAGATCGCCCTCGAGGAAAAGGAACTCGCCAACACCATCTCGGGGGCCATAAGCCAGGCGTACTCCCAGGGCCCGGGCTCCAAGACGACCGTTTACGTGAAGCTCGTCTACCTCAGGAAGCCGTATTACCTGGAAAAGGTGTGGGGCGTCACCGATCCAGTTGTCTTCGTAACGTACGGCCAGCACCTCACCGACGGAAACGGAACGTACGTGATCGTCATCAACGGCACGGGAACAACGAACGTAGTCCTGACCGGTGGGGACAAGAACGCCTTCTGGACGAGGGCGCTCTACCAGAGGGATCTCATGTGGAACTCAACGGTCTGGGGCGGATCGAGTGCCAGCGTTGATTTTGGCACCGGGGCAACGACCGTCTACGGCCTCAGGCTGAACCCCTCAACAATTCCCCCTGTCATCAAGGTTGTGGTGGAGTGGAATCCTGACCTTCCGAACTCGTGGGCGTTCAACTCGACGTCCGGAGAGCTCAGGATAAACATAAACCCCGGTGGGTGA
- a CDS encoding TonB-dependent receptor — MRRICWGLGYELVSLGEAVRVLPSCPLVEPLFIPRRGEGFTKTNLVEPCHSIYLLILHSASSFGSVSVWED, encoded by the coding sequence ATGCGCAGGATCTGCTGGGGACTTGGGTACGAGCTGGTATCCCTGGGTGAGGCCGTTAGAGTACTTCCCTCCTGTCCCCTGGTCGAGCCCCTCTTCATCCCGCGACGTGGAGAAGGCTTCACAAAGACGAATCTCGTTGAGCCCTGCCACTCGATCTATCTCCTTATCCTTCACTCGGCCTCGTCCTTTGGCTCGGTCTCGGTGTGGGAGGACTGA
- a CDS encoding type II toxin-antitoxin system VapC family toxin produces the protein MRVVVDTSVVFHLFSSFYPERAEVAERIIEHAQLGSLELYAPRLGEVEFVAVLSRYFEREQVEKALTYYSEIVAWVPEELLIEELREVAFQTHHKASDIYFIATARYLDAGLVTNDRKMAELAKSLGLRAFYLVEESDAFFKLLEVGS, from the coding sequence ATGAGGGTCGTAGTTGATACCTCCGTTGTTTTCCACCTGTTTTCCAGCTTCTATCCTGAGAGAGCAGAAGTCGCTGAAAGAATCATAGAGCATGCACAGTTGGGCTCGCTCGAGCTTTACGCTCCCCGCTTGGGGGAAGTTGAGTTCGTTGCTGTTCTCTCAAGGTATTTCGAGCGAGAGCAGGTTGAAAAGGCGCTAACCTACTACAGCGAAATAGTTGCGTGGGTTCCTGAGGAACTGCTCATCGAAGAGCTCCGAGAAGTGGCCTTTCAGACGCATCACAAGGCTTCTGATATCTATTTCATCGCGACCGCCCGTTACCTTGACGCGGGTCTTGTTACGAACGACAGGAAGATGGCCGAGCTGGCCAAGTCCCTCGGTTTGAGGGCTTTTTATCTCGTTGAGGAATCAGATGCCTTCTTCAAACTCCTGGAGGTGGGCTCATGA
- the guaA gene encoding glutamine-hydrolyzing GMP synthase: MWEDFIREKVEEIRETVGDGKAIIALSGGVDSSTAAILAHKAIGDRLHAVFVNTGFMRKGEPEFVVKTFRDEFGLNLHYVDASERFFKALKGVTDPEEKRKIIGRVFIEVFEEIAKEINADFLIQGTIAPDWIESRGKIKSHHNVGGLPERLNLKLIEPLRDLYKDEVRELAKELGLPEKIYNRMPFPGPGLAVRVLGEVTPEKIAIVREANAIVEEEIEKAGLKPWQAFAVLLGVKTVGVQGDIRAYKETIAVRVVESLDGMTANAMNVPFDVLQRIAFRITSEIPEVGRVLYDITNKPPATIEFE; the protein is encoded by the coding sequence ATGTGGGAGGACTTCATCAGGGAGAAGGTTGAGGAGATAAGAGAAACCGTCGGCGATGGGAAGGCAATTATAGCGCTCAGCGGTGGTGTTGACAGTTCAACTGCCGCGATACTCGCTCACAAGGCAATAGGGGACAGGCTTCACGCGGTGTTCGTGAACACGGGCTTCATGAGGAAAGGCGAGCCGGAGTTCGTGGTGAAGACCTTCCGCGACGAGTTTGGCCTCAACCTGCACTACGTTGACGCGAGCGAGCGTTTTTTCAAGGCTTTGAAGGGTGTTACCGACCCGGAGGAGAAGAGGAAGATAATAGGGCGCGTTTTCATCGAGGTCTTTGAGGAAATAGCCAAGGAAATCAACGCCGACTTCCTGATTCAGGGAACCATCGCACCAGACTGGATTGAGAGCAGGGGGAAAATCAAGAGCCATCACAACGTCGGAGGCCTGCCGGAGAGGCTCAACCTCAAGCTCATCGAACCGCTCCGCGACCTCTACAAGGACGAGGTTCGGGAGCTGGCGAAGGAGCTCGGATTGCCTGAGAAGATTTACAACAGAATGCCCTTCCCCGGACCGGGGCTGGCCGTTCGCGTCCTTGGGGAGGTCACGCCGGAGAAGATAGCGATAGTCAGGGAAGCCAACGCGATAGTCGAGGAAGAAATCGAGAAAGCCGGCTTGAAACCCTGGCAGGCCTTTGCCGTGCTTTTAGGCGTCAAGACAGTTGGCGTTCAGGGCGACATAAGGGCCTACAAGGAAACGATAGCGGTTAGGGTCGTCGAGAGCCTCGACGGAATGACCGCTAATGCCATGAACGTCCCCTTCGACGTCCTCCAGAGGATAGCGTTCCGCATAACCAGCGAGATTCCTGAGGTCGGAAGGGTTCTCTACGACATCACCAACAAGCCTCCGGCAACGATTGAGTTCGAGTGA
- a CDS encoding DUF2341 domain-containing protein, which translates to MKRRGFLLNSAVIVLLIPLLLLLATYEDVSSSIIKAQSERTQFERTYDVINFLNLEFQKALELSGKRAVVAAVDYVAVTGNFISPTYKANNTIRDFMKTGTSPSTEGYDTLRVMGKQTMKTWLSNVSKLLNEQGFTISPSVDDIVKSMDIEVALLDAFTVVIKARIPKIRIMDSSRTVVYDGPLPSNGGYIYATVDIRDLEDPFFSAITGGRYHRSIRSCKFAFPTLGIRPITFANASGTGSGYYIGRFGQEFNYNLTHIWSSEFSVTNFTIGGTPVTTDAIVLKDGDLGVVMFNTTSNNGGSSGGISGWCSSLRYRFNITIKNNGPQLTDFQIPIYLDSSHLTSDVLNKLFNTADADGDNIPILAVYDQNCNPVSFWVETWNTQSMQALLWVKVTIPQYSQITLEIYFDSQGTETKGDPYTVFDFYEDFENWKGWNQYNHGSVQQSSDVAYTGRYSLRKDEYNDPNGGYKLIGKNMGRDIILEGYVYRPKKWEGGPVDRIGLEDDNFNGYSISIRHSKDDIWIDKRIKGIPTIISSRKYWNPPEDDWYFFRMIIKQSDLILEVYNKNTWNRYELGAVPDASVSVSDTTYNTFDRVVIHGGYVYYVDSLRIRKYSPNTPTLEYSSTVENKPQSSSSSPTPSSSSTAHVYDIQPLKDCLEGMRYFAIEDGWSFFERLEGTNTNHDEYVNVSYTIQNQMGYSRRPIGLVSFMIPQTTYDPKLVSLMVSLGIGLEDNQTSTDYYFMLHYFKNAPKKEGYKVIGISNDMNFYIDPQTAQEILGTEGTCDLLEGYTCP; encoded by the coding sequence ATGAAAAGGAGAGGATTCCTTCTTAATTCGGCTGTCATTGTGCTCCTTATTCCCCTCCTCCTTCTCCTAGCTACTTACGAGGACGTATCTTCCTCGATAATCAAAGCTCAGAGTGAGAGAACCCAGTTTGAAAGAACCTATGACGTCATCAACTTCCTGAACCTCGAATTCCAGAAGGCGTTAGAGCTGTCAGGAAAGAGGGCCGTTGTTGCCGCGGTCGATTACGTGGCCGTTACTGGCAACTTCATAAGCCCAACGTACAAGGCGAACAACACCATCCGCGATTTCATGAAAACAGGAACTTCCCCATCAACAGAGGGATATGATACCCTACGGGTAATGGGCAAACAAACTATGAAAACTTGGTTATCCAACGTCAGCAAACTCTTGAATGAACAGGGATTTACGATTTCACCCTCTGTTGATGATATCGTAAAGTCAATGGACATAGAAGTGGCCCTTCTTGATGCATTCACTGTAGTTATCAAAGCTCGTATTCCAAAGATCAGGATAATGGACTCATCAAGGACTGTTGTTTATGATGGGCCATTACCCTCAAACGGTGGATACATATATGCGACAGTGGACATACGTGATCTTGAAGATCCATTCTTCTCGGCCATAACAGGAGGAAGGTATCATCGCTCAATAAGATCGTGTAAGTTCGCGTTTCCAACGCTTGGAATACGCCCCATAACATTTGCAAACGCTTCAGGTACGGGTAGTGGATATTACATCGGCAGGTTTGGACAGGAGTTCAACTATAATTTAACTCACATATGGAGCAGTGAGTTCAGTGTGACCAACTTCACGATCGGTGGAACCCCCGTGACAACTGATGCAATCGTACTCAAGGACGGGGACTTAGGGGTAGTTATGTTCAACACCACTTCCAATAATGGGGGTAGTTCTGGAGGAATCTCTGGCTGGTGCTCCTCGTTAAGGTACAGGTTTAACATAACAATAAAGAACAACGGCCCGCAATTAACTGATTTTCAGATTCCAATTTATTTGGATAGTTCCCACCTGACGTCAGACGTTTTGAACAAATTATTCAACACAGCAGATGCGGATGGGGATAACATCCCAATACTGGCAGTCTATGACCAGAATTGCAATCCCGTGAGCTTCTGGGTAGAAACTTGGAACACTCAATCAATGCAGGCTTTGCTGTGGGTAAAAGTCACGATTCCGCAGTACTCTCAGATTACATTGGAAATATACTTTGATTCACAGGGTACGGAGACTAAAGGCGATCCCTACACTGTGTTTGATTTTTATGAGGATTTTGAAAATTGGAAAGGATGGAACCAGTATAACCATGGAAGTGTGCAACAATCCAGTGATGTAGCTTACACTGGTAGATACTCACTCAGAAAAGATGAATATAATGACCCCAATGGAGGGTATAAACTCATAGGCAAAAATATGGGACGTGACATAATTTTAGAGGGCTACGTATACCGGCCGAAAAAGTGGGAGGGAGGACCAGTTGACAGAATTGGTTTAGAGGATGACAACTTTAATGGATACTCCATATCTATTAGGCACAGCAAGGATGACATTTGGATAGATAAGAGAATCAAGGGAATCCCAACCATAATTTCATCAAGGAAATATTGGAATCCCCCCGAGGACGATTGGTACTTCTTCAGAATGATAATCAAACAAAGTGACCTCATACTTGAAGTCTATAATAAAAATACATGGAACAGATATGAACTAGGAGCTGTACCCGATGCCAGTGTAAGTGTTTCAGATACAACATACAACACATTTGATAGGGTGGTAATCCACGGAGGGTACGTCTACTATGTAGACTCCTTGAGAATCAGAAAGTACTCCCCCAATACCCCCACTTTGGAATACTCTAGTACAGTCGAAAATAAACCACAATCATCAAGCTCCTCGCCCACTCCAAGCTCAAGTTCCACTGCCCACGTCTATGATATACAACCACTCAAAGATTGCCTTGAGGGAATGAGATACTTTGCTATAGAAGACGGCTGGTCATTTTTTGAGAGATTGGAAGGGACAAATACAAACCATGATGAATACGTCAACGTCTCCTATACAATTCAAAACCAAATGGGTTACTCAAGAAGGCCAATCGGATTGGTAAGTTTCATGATACCACAAACCACGTATGATCCAAAACTTGTCTCGCTGATGGTATCACTTGGGATAGGGCTTGAAGATAATCAAACGAGCACAGACTACTACTTTATGCTCCATTACTTCAAAAACGCCCCAAAGAAAGAGGGATATAAAGTTATCGGAATATCCAACGATATGAACTTTTACATAGATCCCCAAACTGCTCAAGAAATCCTCGGCACGGAAGGAACATGTGATTTATTAGAAGGATACACCTGTCCGTGA